The following nucleotide sequence is from Allocatelliglobosispora scoriae.
GGTCGGCGTGGAGCACGAAGAGCATGTCGAGCACCTTGGCGACGACGGGGTCCACGTCGTACTGCGTGGCCGGGACGCCGAACGTCATCCTCAGGAAGTTCTCCACGTAGCCCAGGGAGTTGTCCGGGTAGAGGAACGGCTGGCCGATCGACTTCTTGTACGCGTAGGAGGCGATCGTCGGCACCTTGGCGAGCAGGCGGATCGTGGTCGCCTGCACCTGGTCGGCGTCGAAGGGGTCGAGGCTGTCCTGGTAGAAGGTGGACAGGGCGCTCACCGCGGAGGAGAGCACCGGCATCGGGTGCGCGTCGCGCGGGAACCCGTCGAAGAAGCGGCGCAGGTCCTCGTGGAGCAGGGTGTGCATCCGGATCTCGTCGGTGAAGGCCGCGAGCTCGGTCTGCGTCGGCAGCTCGCCGTAGATCAGCAGGTAGGAGACCTCCAGGAAGGAGGACTTCTCCGCGAGCTGGTCGATCGGGTAGCCCCGGTAGCGCAGGATGCCCGCGTCGCCGTCGATGTAGGTGATCGCGGAGGCGGTGTTGGCCGTGTTCATGAAGCCGGGGTCGTAGGTGACGTAGCCGGTCTCCTTCAGCAGCGCACTGACATCGACGCCGGCCGGGCCTTCGGCCGCGTCGCGGACAGCCATCGACAGTTGTCCGCCGGGGTGGTCAAGATTGACGTCCGCCATGTGTGTCCCTCGCTCAGCCCAGATCTGGATCGGCAGATCTTGTTAGTGATACCTAACTCGATCGTAGGTCGTGGATACCCATCAGTATCGTGCCCACCGCGCGCTGAGAGATGAGTCACGGTCCCGTTACCTTGAGCGCACTTCCTGCCCGAAAGTCTGCCCTTGATACGGCCATGCAAGGACGAAAACGGAGAAACCGGCCGGGCCCGCCTCCGCGGAACGGAGACGGGCCCGGTGTGGAGCGGGTGGGGTTACGGCAGCTGCCAGATCTGGTTCGCGCTGGCTGCGCAGTCCCAGATCTGCAGGCGGGTGCCGTCGGCCGAGCTGGGGCCGGTGGCATCGAGGCAGCGGCCCGAGACCGGGTTGCGCAGGGTGCCGTTGGCCTGGGCCTGCCACACCTGGGCACCGGTGCCGTTGCAGTCCCAGATCTGGATCTTGGTGCCATTGGCCGTACCGGCGCTGGTGATGTCCATGCACTTGCCGAGGCCGCGGATGGTGCCGTCGGTGCCGACGGTCCAGGTCTGGGCCGCGGTGCCGTTGCAGGCGTAGAGCTGCACGGCGGTGCCGTTGGCGGAGCTCGCGGCGGCGATGTCGACACACTTGCCGCCGTAACCGGTGATCCGACCCGTACGCCCACCGGGCGGCGGGCTGCTCGGCGGCGTGGTGCCGCCCATGACGGTGTCGTAGATGGCGCTCACCAGCGACGTCGAGCCGGTGGTGTCCTGCGACAGCTCCCAGTTCATCATGCCGCCCGCGTTGGCCAGGGCCCACGCGGTCTTCGCCTTGATCGTCGGGATGCCGTTGTAGCACTGCTGCGCGCCGCCCGCGGTGGTGCAGTCACGGTTGGCGTTGGCCGGGTCCATCGCGACGAGCTGGGAGTAGGTGTAGTACCCCGGCCGGCTGTAGAACGGCACACCGAGGACGGCCTTGCTCGCGGGCAGGCCGCGGCCCTTCCAGAAGTTGACCGACGCGATCGACCAGTTGTAGTTGGCGTGCGGGCTGCCGCCGTCGTAGGCCATGATGTTGAGCCAGTCGACGTAGCCGAAGACCGCAGGCTGGACGCCGTTGGCGGTGCCGCCCTCGGAGACCACGGCCGCCGTGAGGATCTTCCCGCGGCTGTGCATAGCGGTGCTGAGCTGCGACATCAGGGCGGTGTAGTTGTTGCCCGACGTACCCGGGTCCGGGTACTCCCAGTCGATGTCGACACCGTCGAGGTTGTACTGGTTGACGAAGTTGACGACGTTGTTGACGAACGCCGTCCGCGCCGTGGCGTTGCCGGCGAGCGACTCGAACGCCGAGTCGTTGCCGTCGTTCCAGCCGCCGATGGCGATGGAGACCTTCACGTTGCCCGCGTGCGCGAGCGAGACCAGCGACGAGAGCTTCGACGGGTTCTCGATCGCCTGGAGGGTCCCGTTCGCGTTGGGCAGCGCGAACGCGTAGTTGATGTGCGTGAGCTTGTTGTACTGGATGCTGTTCACACTGCCGGCCCACGAGGGCATGTAGCCGACGCTCTTGAAGTTGTTCGGCAGCACGACGGCGTTGGCCGGGGTGCTGGTGACCAGGGCTGCGGCGATGCCGGTAGCAGCGGTCGCGAGGGCAACCGCGGCCGCCGCCCAGCGGCGCCTGCCGCGGATGGGGGTGATGGACATGAACATCCCTTCAAAGCTGTCCGGTGCCGCGGCAGGGGCAGCGCTGCGGCACCGCGGTGGCCCGAGCACAACCGTCGTGGGTACGCGGTCAGGGCGCTCGGTTCGGGGCGGTTCTGATCCGAGGGAGTAAGCGGGCCTCACCCCGAGTCATTCGAATATTAGGAAACCTTACTATCCGAGTCAATAAAAGTATTGAACTAAGAGTCGACAACTGTTCATTCGCAACCGACCCGCCCGCACCCGGCATGATGATCGGGTGCTGATCGCAACGCCCCGTGGTGACGCCAGAGTGGACCTCTACCAGCCGCCCGGCCGGCGCAGACCCGCCGCGCTGCTCGTGCTCGGGCACGGTGCCGGCGGCAGCGTCGACGCCCCCGACCTGGTGGCCGTCCGCGACGCTGCGGTCGCGGCCGGCGTACGGGTGGCGATGATGACCCAGCCCTACCGCGTCGCCGGAAAGCGAGCACCCGCCCCGGCCGCCTGGCTGGACGAGGCGTTCGCCGCCGTCCTCACCGAACTCGCACCGGGCAGGCTCCCCCTGATCGTCGGCGGCCGCTCCAGCGGCGCCCGGGTAGCCTGCCGCACCGCATCCGCCGCAGGCGCCGCCGGTGTGATCTGCCTGGCGTTTCCCCTGCACCCGCCCGGCCGCCCCGACCGGTCCCGCGACGACGAACTCCCCACCACCATCCCCACCCTGGTGGTCAACGGCGACCGGGACCCCTTCGGCATCCCCCCGGCCCGCCCCGGCGTGGAGGTGGTGGTCCTCCCCGGCCAGCAACACGACCTCAAACGCGACCCCGCCGCGGTGGCCGAAGCCGTGCTCACCTGGCTGACCAGCCACCACTGGACCCGCTAGCCACGATCGGCGCAACTCTTGAAGAGTTGCGCCGATCTTGGGCTCTGGAAGCGCTCAGCAGTTGGTGTTGGCGGCCGGGACCCAGCCGTCCTGACCCGGCGCCTCGGCACCGTGGCCGTAGATCCAGACGGTGCCGTAGCCGGGGTCGGAGGCCTGGCCGTGCCAGCGGAAGCCACGCCCGGCCGAGAGGGTGCGCAGCACGAATCCGTCCGGCTCGCCCCGCAGCCAGGTGTTCTGGTTGAGGTTGCAGAGGAAGCCGGGTGCGTCGCTGGCCGACGCCGGTGCGGCGGCCACCGCCGACCCGGCGAGCACGACGACCACGGCCACTGCTGTGTGAAGAAGTCTGCGCTTCACTGGATTCCTTCCATAGAGGCACTGAAGCTTCCGATTGTGGTCAATGTCCGCGCATGCCGCCATCGGAGACGACAACCGCCTGGTCACGCCTCGCTCAGGTCGGCCACGACAGCGGCGTGATCCGACGGCCAGACCCCGTCGACCGGCTCGGTTCCGGCCAGCCGAACCGAGCGGACCTGCCCCGGACCGTGCCAGCGCAGGCCGATGTGGACATAGTCGATGCGGGCGCTCGGTACGGGTCCCACCGCCACGGCCGGATTACGGCGGTCCCAGGTGAAGCCCGGATCGGCGGGATCGGCGAACCGCCACGCGTCGATGAAGGACAGCCCCGGGTAGGCCGGCTCAGTGAGCACCCCCTGGAAGCGGCGGATCTCGTCGGAGTCCGGCATCGCGTTGAAGTCGCCGGTGACGACGGGCGGGTGGGCGTCGACGGATCGGGTCGCGGCGTGCTCGGCGAGCCAGGTGAGCTGGCGGATGCGGCGGCCGGAGTGCCACGGCATCGAACTCAGGTGCGTCGTGACGAACGGAACGGTCGCGTGCGGCGCGTCGATCAGCGCACTCAACGCCGGCCGGCTCGCGTCATCGGGCAGCTCGGCGACGTGCGGCTCCCTGATCGGCCAGCGGCTCAGGATCGCCACACCGAAGTCGACGGACGGGTCGCCGATGCGGTCGTGCCAGCCCTGCTGCTCACCGGCGGGACCCCACGCCCAGTGCATCCCGAGCTCGCCGGCGAGCCACTCGGCGAGGTTGGCGTCCCGGTCGGCCCAGACCTCCTGGAGGCCGCAGAGGTCGGGCTGCGCTGCGGCGAGGACGGCGAGGATCGCCCGGCGCCGGGCCTGCCAGTCGCCGAACCGCCACCACAGGTTCCAGCTCATCACGCGCACACGACACGGTCTCATATCCGGCGGCGATCGTGGACGGCTCTCGGCGTACCAGCCGAGGGGTTGGGGTCGTTGATCCTCGCGTGACGCAGAGAGACCCTGACGGGCGCCCGCGACCGCGCCCCACCGCGAAGCCGGGCCCGCGCCCGGTCAAGAGGTCCAAGCAGGTCTGGCCGATGCTGCTGATCGGGACCGGGCTGGTGCTGATGCTGGTCGGCGTCGCCGGGTGCGTGGCGGCGAACTCGTTCGTCGGGACGCTCAACGCCAGCGTCGAGACGGGCGCGGTGCTCGACGACGCGTCGCTCAAGCAGGACCTGTCGGCCGGGCGCAACCTGCGCGGGCCGATCGACCTGCTGCTGCTGGGGCTCGACACCCGCAGCGACTGGGAGGAGAACACGTCGCGCGCGGACTCGATCCTGGTGCTGCACGTGCCCGCCTCGCACGACCAGGCCTATCTCATGTCGATCCCCCGCGACGCGCTGGTGGAGATCCCGCCCTACCCGAAGGCGGGCTTCTACGGTACGCAGGAGAAGGCGAACGCGGCCTACTACTTCGGGTCGCAGAACGGCCTGGGGTGGCGGGGCGGAGCGGCGCTGACCGCGAAGATGGTGCACGAGGTCACCGGGCTCACCTTCAGCGGCGTCGTCGTGATCGACTTCAAGGGCTTCCGGGGGATCATCGACGCGCTCGGCTCCGTCCGCATGTGCGTGGACCAGGAGACGATCTCCGACCACTACGTCGTGGAGGACGGCAAGCCCGTCTACGCCAAGGGCAAGCCCACCGGGGTCTACTACCGCAACAGCTACGTCCACGAGCCCGGCTGCCGGGAGATGCCGGGCTGGGAGGCGCTGGACTTCGCCCGGCAGCGCAAGGGCGGGCCCAACGGCGACTACGACCGCCAGCGCCACCAGCAGCAGCTCCTCAAGGCGATCGCGACGAAGGCGACGAGCGCGGGGATCATCACCAACCCGCTGCGGATCAACGACCTGATCGCCGCGGCCGGGGGCTCGCTGAAGATCGACACCGGCCGGGCGGACCTCACCGACTTCGCCTTCACCCTCAAGTCGCTCGCCACCGCCGACCTGGTGATGCTCAAGACCAACGGCGGCACCTTCAACAGCGCGCAGATCCGCAAGACCAGCGCCGAGCTGCTCGACGACGAGACGCTGGAGATGTTCACGGCCGCCGCCGAGGACCGGCTCGGGCTCTTCGTCCTCGACCACCCCGAGGTCCTCATCGACAGCAGGTGAGTGCCCGTCATGTGGCCGCCGGCGGCGTTGCTCGTCGCCTCATGTGCAAAGGGCGCACACGGCGGCGCCGGGCGCCTTGCCGGCAACCACATGTCGGGCACTCTCACTATTATTGACAAGCGTCGCTGGACCTCCCTACCGTCGGGATACCCCGACTCCACGCTCGGCCCGCCTCGACAGCACCACCTCGGGTCGCGCGTGGATACGCCCACAACGGAGGAACACATGACAAGGCCTCGACAGAGGCGGCGTGCGATGCTGCTCGCCCTCCTCGCGGCATGCGCCAGCGCGCTGCTGATCCAGCTCACCACCAGCGCGCTCGCGCTGCCCGACCCGGTCACGCCCGTCACCGGCAACTCGACCTACTTCGACGGCCTCGGCCAGCCCTACGGCGGCTGCGGCATCCCCCAGGCCTACCTGGACAGCCAGGACTTCGTCGCGCTCAACGTCTTCAACACGCCGGGCGACTACGCCTACTCGACCCGGCCGGTGCCCGCCTCCCAGTCATCCAGGACCGGCATGTGGGAGAACGGGCTCAACTGCGGCCGCTGGGTGCAGGTGAGCATCGGCGACTTCTGCACCGGCACCAACGACGGTGCCCCCGGCCAGGCCTTCTGCCGCAACGGCGCGTGGACCGCCGATGCCTACAACGGCGGCACGCTGACGATGCTCGTCGCGGACAGCTGCGGCGACGCCAACGCCTGGTGCCGGGACGACCCCTACCACCTGGACCTGTCGAAGCCGTCGCTGAACAGGTTCGTGAAGAACGGCTCGGCGCTGACCGACCTCTACCCCAACCACTTCAACAACCGGCACCTGAGCTGGAAGTTCGTCCCGGCGCCCGGCTACACCGGTGACATCAACATCGGGTTCCTGCAGGGCGCGCAGCGCTACTGGCCCGCCATCTCCGTCTCGCACCTCGCCAACGGCATCCACGGCGTGGAGTACCAGGTCGGCGGGGTCTGGCAGACCGCGGCGATGAACGGCGACATGGGCCAGTCCTACATCATCGGGGGCACGGTCGCGGGCGGCACCAGCTTCCAGATCCGGGTACGCGACGTCACGGGCGCCCTGATCAACGGGGGCCGGACCTACTCCTTCGGACTCCCGGCGAGCTGCGGCACCCAGTGCGGTGCGGCGTACACGCCGGTGGCGTACACGACCGGCGGGACCTACTCCATGTCCCCGTCACCGGCGTCACCGTCACCCAGCCGCTCGGCGTCGGCGTCACCATCCGCGTCGGTGTCCCCGTCGGCCTCCGGCTCTCCATCACCGAGCGCTCCCACCGGGGCGTGCAGCGCCACCTACCGGATCACCAGCTCGTGGCCGGGGTATTTCGGTGCCGAGGTCACGGTGAAGGCCGGGTCCGCGCCGATCAACGGGTGGACGGTGAAGTGGACCTACGCCAACGGGCAGACGATCACCACGCTCTGGAGCGGAGTGCTCACCAGCTCAGGCTCCGCCGTCACCGTGAAGAACGTGGACTACAACCGGGTGCTGACGGCGAATGCCAGCGCGGTCTTCGGCTTCCAGGCCTCGACCGGGGCGACGAACACCGTCCCGGTGCTCACCTGCACCAGTCCCTGATCGACGCCGCTGCCCGCCCGGTCCCGTACCGGGCGGGCAGCCCTGCGGTGAGTAGCGAGCGCCGCTGTCCGCTCCATGGGCGACCGACCGTAGGCTGATCACCCATGGAGGCACTGCTGGAGATCGTCGGGCTGATGGCCGTCGTCGTGGCCGTCTACGCCGCGTCGCGCCGGTTCCACCTGCTCACCCCGATCGCGCTCGTCGTCGTCGGTCTGGCCCTGTCGATGGTGCCCGGCATTCCCACCTTCCACCTCTCCCCCGAGTTCGTGCTGATCGGCGTCCTGCCGCCGCTGCTCTACGTCGCGGCGCTGGAGACGTCCGTCCCGGCTTTCAAGTTCAACCTCCGCCCGATCCTGCTGCTCTCGGTCGGGCTCGTGCTCTTCGTGGCGTGCTCGATCGGGCTGCTCGTGCACGCGCTGCTGCCCGGCGTACCCCTGGCGATCTGTTTCGCCCTCGGCGCGGTGGTCGCGCCGCCGGACGCGATCGCGGCGACCGCGGTGGCGCGGCGGATCGGGCTGCCGCGGCGGATCGTGACGATCCTGGAGGGCGAGAGCCTGCTCAACGACGCGACCGCGCTCGTCTTCTTCCGGGTCGCGACGGCGGCGGCGATCGGCGAGGCCGCCGGTCTGGGCGAGATCGGCCTGCAGGTGGTGCGCTCGGCGGGCGGCGGCGTCCTGATCGGGGCGGCCGGTGCGTTGATCATGGGCTTCCTGCACAAGAAGACGACCGATCCCCTGATCGACAACTCGCTGTCGCTGCTCACGCCCTTCCTGGTGACGGCCGCGGCGGAGGCGCTGCACGCGTCGGCGGTCGTCGCGGTCGTCGTCGCCGGCCTCTACCTGGGGCACCGGCTGCCGACGCTGATGTCGGCGGCGTCGCGGCTGCAGATGGGCGCCTTCTGGCGGATGGTCCAGTTCCTGCTGGAGGGCAGCGTCTTCCTCCTGGTCGGGCTGCAGCTGCGCGATGTGCTCGGAGCCCTGGACACCCCCCTCGGCGAGGTCGCGGTGATCACCACCGCGGTGGTGCTGGCGGTGGTGATCACCCGGTTCGTCTGGATGTTCCCCGCCACCTACCTGCCGAGGATGATCCCCCGGGTCGGCCGC
It contains:
- a CDS encoding alpha/beta hydrolase family protein — protein: MLIATPRGDARVDLYQPPGRRRPAALLVLGHGAGGSVDAPDLVAVRDAAVAAGVRVAMMTQPYRVAGKRAPAPAAWLDEAFAAVLTELAPGRLPLIVGGRSSGARVACRTASAAGAAGVICLAFPLHPPGRPDRSRDDELPTTIPTLVVNGDRDPFGIPPARPGVEVVVLPGQQHDLKRDPAAVAEAVLTWLTSHHWTR
- a CDS encoding LCP family protein, with translation MLLIGTGLVLMLVGVAGCVAANSFVGTLNASVETGAVLDDASLKQDLSAGRNLRGPIDLLLLGLDTRSDWEENTSRADSILVLHVPASHDQAYLMSIPRDALVEIPPYPKAGFYGTQEKANAAYYFGSQNGLGWRGGAALTAKMVHEVTGLTFSGVVVIDFKGFRGIIDALGSVRMCVDQETISDHYVVEDGKPVYAKGKPTGVYYRNSYVHEPGCREMPGWEALDFARQRKGGPNGDYDRQRHQQQLLKAIATKATSAGIITNPLRINDLIAAAGGSLKIDTGRADLTDFAFTLKSLATADLVMLKTNGGTFNSAQIRKTSAELLDDETLEMFTAAAEDRLGLFVLDHPEVLIDSR
- a CDS encoding Na+/H+ antiporter produces the protein MEALLEIVGLMAVVVAVYAASRRFHLLTPIALVVVGLALSMVPGIPTFHLSPEFVLIGVLPPLLYVAALETSVPAFKFNLRPILLLSVGLVLFVACSIGLLVHALLPGVPLAICFALGAVVAPPDAIAATAVARRIGLPRRIVTILEGESLLNDATALVFFRVATAAAIGEAAGLGEIGLQVVRSAGGGVLIGAAGALIMGFLHKKTTDPLIDNSLSLLTPFLVTAAAEALHASAVVAVVVAGLYLGHRLPTLMSAASRLQMGAFWRMVQFLLEGSVFLLVGLQLRDVLGALDTPLGEVAVITTAVVLAVVITRFVWMFPATYLPRMIPRVGRNDPPPPWQVPTVIAWAGMRGVVTLATALALPATPLVGGGDYPRALFVWLAFAVIIATLLLQGMTLPLVARRLRLQPDDPMQDILAEAATQNAASRAAIERLEQHAAGAPAEVVERLRRLTTERNNTAWERLGGGEETPSQAYVRLRFEMLDAEREVYRTARDSGRIPEEVLVRAQRDMDLEESMLERSEHA
- a CDS encoding endonuclease/exonuclease/phosphatase family protein — protein: MSWNLWWRFGDWQARRRAILAVLAAAQPDLCGLQEVWADRDANLAEWLAGELGMHWAWGPAGEQQGWHDRIGDPSVDFGVAILSRWPIREPHVAELPDDASRPALSALIDAPHATVPFVTTHLSSMPWHSGRRIRQLTWLAEHAATRSVDAHPPVVTGDFNAMPDSDEIRRFQGVLTEPAYPGLSFIDAWRFADPADPGFTWDRRNPAVAVGPVPSARIDYVHIGLRWHGPGQVRSVRLAGTEPVDGVWPSDHAAVVADLSEA
- a CDS encoding citrate synthase, with product MADVNLDHPGGQLSMAVRDAAEGPAGVDVSALLKETGYVTYDPGFMNTANTASAITYIDGDAGILRYRGYPIDQLAEKSSFLEVSYLLIYGELPTQTELAAFTDEIRMHTLLHEDLRRFFDGFPRDAHPMPVLSSAVSALSTFYQDSLDPFDADQVQATTIRLLAKVPTIASYAYKKSIGQPFLYPDNSLGYVENFLRMTFGVPATQYDVDPVVAKVLDMLFVLHADHEQNCSTATVRMVGSSQANLFASVSAGVNALFGPLHGGANQAVLEMLNEIQADGGDVDGFVRRVKNKEQGVKLMGFGHRVYKNYDPRAAIVKKAAQDVLERMHKPDPLLDIAMKLEQVALADDFFVSRKLYPNVDFYTGLIYKAMGFPQKMFTVLFALGRLPGWIAQWREMMTEPNLKIGRPRQLYTGAPERPYVPADQR
- a CDS encoding glycosyl hydrolase family 18 protein, which gives rise to MSITPIRGRRRWAAAAVALATAATGIAAALVTSTPANAVVLPNNFKSVGYMPSWAGSVNSIQYNKLTHINYAFALPNANGTLQAIENPSKLSSLVSLAHAGNVKVSIAIGGWNDGNDSAFESLAGNATARTAFVNNVVNFVNQYNLDGVDIDWEYPDPGTSGNNYTALMSQLSTAMHSRGKILTAAVVSEGGTANGVQPAVFGYVDWLNIMAYDGGSPHANYNWSIASVNFWKGRGLPASKAVLGVPFYSRPGYYTYSQLVAMDPANANRDCTTAGGAQQCYNGIPTIKAKTAWALANAGGMMNWELSQDTTGSTSLVSAIYDTVMGGTTPPSSPPPGGRTGRITGYGGKCVDIAAASSANGTAVQLYACNGTAAQTWTVGTDGTIRGLGKCMDITSAGTANGTKIQIWDCNGTGAQVWQAQANGTLRNPVSGRCLDATGPSSADGTRLQIWDCAASANQIWQLP
- a CDS encoding cellulose binding domain-containing protein, producing the protein MLLALLAACASALLIQLTTSALALPDPVTPVTGNSTYFDGLGQPYGGCGIPQAYLDSQDFVALNVFNTPGDYAYSTRPVPASQSSRTGMWENGLNCGRWVQVSIGDFCTGTNDGAPGQAFCRNGAWTADAYNGGTLTMLVADSCGDANAWCRDDPYHLDLSKPSLNRFVKNGSALTDLYPNHFNNRHLSWKFVPAPGYTGDINIGFLQGAQRYWPAISVSHLANGIHGVEYQVGGVWQTAAMNGDMGQSYIIGGTVAGGTSFQIRVRDVTGALINGGRTYSFGLPASCGTQCGAAYTPVAYTTGGTYSMSPSPASPSPSRSASASPSASVSPSASGSPSPSAPTGACSATYRITSSWPGYFGAEVTVKAGSAPINGWTVKWTYANGQTITTLWSGVLTSSGSAVTVKNVDYNRVLTANASAVFGFQASTGATNTVPVLTCTSP